From Caldicellulosiruptor hydrothermalis 108, a single genomic window includes:
- the gyaR gene encoding glyoxylate reductase, producing the protein MKILVTRRIMEPAIELLKKYGEVEVNPHDRPMTREELLKAIADKDAVLTQLVDKVDSEFFDHAPNVKIVANYAVGYDNIDIEEATRRGVYVTNTPDVLTNATAELAWALLFAAARRIVEADKFMRGGHYKGWGPMLFLGKGVTGKTLGVIGAGRIGQAFARMSKGFNMKILYYDFERKENFEKELGAQYVTLDELLKEADFISIHVPLTPQTRHLIGEREFSLMKPSAILINTARGPIVDEKALVKALKEKKIYAAGLDVYEREPEFEPELAELDNVVMLPHIGSATEESRLDMAMLAANNIVDFIEGRVPRTLVNKEVLNKK; encoded by the coding sequence ATGAAGATACTTGTGACAAGAAGAATAATGGAGCCTGCGATTGAGCTTTTGAAAAAGTACGGTGAGGTTGAAGTAAATCCACACGACAGACCAATGACAAGAGAAGAGCTTTTAAAAGCAATAGCTGACAAGGATGCAGTTTTAACCCAGCTTGTTGATAAAGTGGACAGTGAGTTTTTTGATCATGCACCAAATGTCAAGATTGTTGCAAACTATGCAGTGGGTTACGATAACATAGATATTGAAGAGGCAACAAGAAGAGGTGTTTATGTAACAAACACGCCAGACGTTTTGACAAACGCAACAGCTGAGCTTGCATGGGCGCTTTTGTTTGCTGCGGCAAGAAGAATAGTTGAAGCTGATAAGTTCATGAGAGGCGGACATTACAAAGGCTGGGGTCCGATGCTCTTTTTAGGCAAAGGCGTGACAGGCAAGACACTTGGTGTAATTGGTGCAGGTAGGATTGGTCAGGCTTTTGCAAGAATGTCAAAAGGATTTAACATGAAGATTTTGTACTATGACTTTGAAAGAAAAGAAAACTTTGAAAAAGAGCTTGGTGCACAGTATGTAACGCTTGATGAGCTTTTAAAAGAAGCAGACTTTATTTCAATCCATGTGCCGCTCACACCACAGACAAGGCATTTAATTGGCGAAAGAGAATTTTCTCTCATGAAACCATCGGCAATTTTAATTAACACAGCACGCGGACCAATTGTAGATGAAAAGGCGCTTGTAAAGGCACTGAAAGAAAAGAAGATTTATGCTGCAGGGCTTGACGTGTATGAGAGAGAACCCGAGTTTGAGCCTGAGCTTGCTGAGCTTGACAATGTTGTAATGCTTCCTCATATTGGTTCTGCAACAGAAGAGTCAAGGCTTGACATGGCAATGCTTGCAGCAAACAATATAGTAGATTTCATTGAAGGAAGAGTTCCAAGAACACTTGTCAATAAAGAGGTTTTAAACAAGAAGTAA
- a CDS encoding IclR family transcriptional regulator encodes MAQNSVQSIERAFEIIEALAVEPRGLTVSELSEKLSLHKTTVHRILQTLLQRGYVQKDRHTLRYKLGVKFVEISSMYLNNIELKTEAHPYLRELVKMFNVTVHLAILDEFDVVYIDKVEQVNSIRLYSSIGKRVPAYCTALGKVLLSKYQDHEIKKILKSIELKPYTQNTITDPEILLNEIILARQRGWAVDNQELQPSIRCIAAPVYDYRNEIIAAISISAPVNILPPEMDEENAKKVVDTAMAISSRLGYVKDRF; translated from the coding sequence ATGGCGCAAAACAGTGTACAGTCTATTGAAAGAGCATTTGAGATAATCGAGGCATTGGCTGTTGAGCCAAGGGGACTTACTGTAAGTGAGCTTTCCGAAAAGCTTTCACTTCACAAGACGACAGTCCACAGGATACTGCAGACACTTCTTCAAAGAGGGTATGTACAAAAAGACAGGCATACTCTAAGATACAAGCTTGGCGTGAAGTTTGTTGAAATATCAAGCATGTATCTTAACAACATCGAGCTTAAGACAGAAGCACATCCGTATTTAAGAGAACTTGTAAAGATGTTCAATGTAACTGTTCATCTTGCCATACTTGATGAGTTCGATGTTGTGTATATCGACAAAGTAGAGCAGGTAAACTCAATAAGGCTTTATTCTTCGATTGGTAAAAGAGTCCCCGCATATTGTACAGCTCTTGGGAAGGTTTTGCTCAGCAAGTATCAGGACCATGAAATCAAAAAGATACTAAAATCAATTGAACTCAAGCCTTATACACAAAACACTATAACCGATCCAGAGATTCTTTTAAATGAGATAATACTTGCAAGACAACGTGGCTGGGCAGTTGATAATCAAGAGCTGCAACCTTCAATCAGATGCATTGCTGCGCCTGTATATGACTACAGAAATGAAATCATTGCTGCCATAAGCATTTCTGCCCCTGTGAACATTTTGCCGCCTGAAATGGATGAAGAAAATGCAAAAAAGGTTGTAGACACAGCAATGGCAATCTCAAGTAGACTTGGGTATGTAAAAGACAGGTTCTAA
- a CDS encoding bifunctional 2-keto-4-hydroxyglutarate aldolase/2-keto-3-deoxy-6-phosphogluconate aldolase, with protein MEKEQVLERIHENGLVVVVRAESKEKALKITEACIRGGASAIEITFTVPGADEIIRHLTKTYSEDKIIIGAGTVLDSETARIAILAGAKFVVSPYLNPEMVKLCNRYRIASMPGAMTIKEVVEALECGADVIKIFPGELFGPKIIKAYKGPIPQARLMPTGGVDLDNVDEWIKAGAFAVGVGGNITKYANDEDFSKVEEVCRQFVEKIKIAKGKV; from the coding sequence ATGGAAAAAGAACAGGTGCTTGAAAGAATTCACGAAAATGGGCTTGTGGTTGTTGTAAGGGCTGAGTCAAAAGAAAAAGCTCTAAAGATAACCGAGGCTTGTATAAGAGGCGGAGCGAGCGCAATTGAGATCACCTTTACAGTTCCAGGTGCGGATGAAATAATCAGACATCTTACAAAAACATACAGTGAGGACAAGATAATAATCGGTGCAGGGACAGTCCTTGACAGTGAGACAGCACGAATTGCAATCTTGGCGGGTGCAAAGTTTGTTGTGAGCCCATACCTCAATCCTGAAATGGTAAAACTTTGTAACAGGTACAGGATAGCTTCGATGCCCGGTGCTATGACAATAAAAGAGGTGGTAGAAGCCCTTGAGTGCGGTGCAGATGTTATAAAGATTTTCCCTGGAGAGCTTTTTGGACCAAAGATTATAAAAGCATACAAAGGACCAATCCCACAGGCAAGACTTATGCCAACAGGCGGCGTTGACCTTGACAACGTTGATGAATGGATAAAAGCGGGTGCTTTTGCTGTAGGTGTTGGCGGAAATATAACAAAATATGCAAATGACGAAGATTTTAGCAAAGTGGAAGAGGTGTGCAGACAGTTTGTTGAAAAGATAAAGATAGCAAAGGGGAAGGTATAG